GCGTTCGGTAAGTCCATGGAGAGCGAGGCCACGAAGCGGATCGTCGCCAGCGGAGGCAAGGTCATCGGCGGCGTACGCGCACCGCTCGATACCCCCGATTTCTCCTCGTTCCTCCTTCAAGCGCAAGCCTCCGGAGCCAAGGTGCTTGCGCTGGCTACCGGCGGGAGCGACACCAGCAACGCGATCAAGCAGGCCCAGGAATACAATGTGATAGGGCCCAATACACAAGTCGTCACCTTTCTGATGTTCATCAACGACGTGGACGCGATGGGCCTGAAGAACGGACAGGGTCTCGTTTCCTCCACGACCTATTATCACGATCTCGATGAAGGTAGCCGCGCCTTCGCGAAGCGCTTTTGGGACAAGATGGGGCGACCGCCATCGATTGTGCAGGCCGGCGTTTACAGCTCCGTGGTTCACTATCTGAAAGCGGTTGCTGCGACCGGAACGGACGATGGAACGAAGGTAGCCGGAAAAATGCGCGAGCTACCCGTCGAGGACGCCTTCACCCATGGCGCGAGAATCCGCGCGGACGGCCGTCTGCTCCGTGACCTCTACGTTACGGAAGTCAAGAAGCCCGAAGAATCGAAGGGGCCCTGGGACTACTGGAAGATCATCGCGACGATCCCGGGCGAGAAGGCCTGGCGCCCTGCCGAGGAAAGTGAGTGTCCCTTGCTGAAAACTCATTGAGGAGAGGAGCGCGTCGGGCATGACGGCCAACCACAAGCTACTGGTCGAAAACGATGGTCCGGTGACGGTCATCACCATCAACCGTCCGGAAGTCCGCAACGCTCTCGACAATGAGACGGCGGCGGAGCTGACGAGAGCATTGCGAGCCTTTGATGGTACTCCCGATCAGGCCGTCGCGGTGCTAACAGGTGCCGGAGGCAACTTCTGCGCCGGCGCCGATCTAAAGGAACTCGCCGCCGGGCGAGAATACAAGCCTTGGGCCGGAGATCCGGACGGCCCCTGCCACGACCTGCTCTCGAAACCCGTCATTGCCGCCGTGGCGGGCTATGCCTGTGCCGGTGGGCTCGGTATCGCCTTGCGATGTGACCTTCGCGTCGCCGAGGAGAGCGCGACCTTCGCCGTGCTCTCGCGGCGATGGGGCGTCCCCATGAGCGACGGTACGACGGTGAGGCTGCCACGCCTCATCGGCGCCGGAAGAGCCCTCGACATGTTGCTGACGGCCAGGAAAATATCGGGAGCGGAAGCGGTCGCTATGGGCCTTGCAGACAGGCTTGTGCCGACCGGGCAAGCCTTGCCCACGGCCATCGAGCTGGCGCGCGAAATCGCGGACTTTCCGCAGATCGCCATGCGATCTGACAGAATGTCCGCCATGCGCCAATGGAATTTGTCGGAGGCTGAGGCAATCGCCCTCGAAACGAGCTTATCCTTGGAGGCGCGACAGAAGGAGGCGCGCAGCGGCGCGACCCGCTTCGCGTCCGGCATGGGCCGCCATGGTGCGATGGAGAACGATTAGCTCATGCGCGCGGTTATCGGACGCCAATTCGGCGGGATCGGCGACCTATCCCTCGAAGACGTACCAAGCCCTTCTCTCGAGTCCGGAACGGTTCGGATCTCGGTACGCGCGGCCGGCGTCAGCTTCGCCAATCTGTTGTTCATCGCGGGCAAGCACCAAAACCGCCCTTCACTACCCTTCATTCCAGGAACGGAAGTGGCCGGCATCGTAACTGAGATCGCTTCGGATGCCCGGACGGAGCTGCAGGTCGGCGACCGCGTCTGCGCTGGATTGCCATCCGGGGGATTTGCCGAGGAAGCCATAGTCGACGCCGCCAACGTCTTTAAGATCCCGCCCTCTTTGAGCTTTGCGGGTGCTACGCTGTTCCCAACCATATACGCCACGGCTTACGCGGGCCTGGTGTGGCGGGCCAATCTCAAGCCT
This genomic interval from Bradyrhizobium sp. NP1 contains the following:
- a CDS encoding ABC transporter substrate-binding protein; translated protein: MATNAIAAGLVASLMASSAFAQVSDHVIRIGILNDMTGIYADAGGKGSILAAQLAAEDFGGKVAGAPIEIVSADHANKPDIAANLARQAYDAQGVDVIADAGSSAAALAMQTISRERKKIILMSGPASAELTGKSCSPYSFHWMYDTYALAAAPPEGVLKRGGDTWFFITVDYAFGKSMESEATKRIVASGGKVIGGVRAPLDTPDFSSFLLQAQASGAKVLALATGGSDTSNAIKQAQEYNVIGPNTQVVTFLMFINDVDAMGLKNGQGLVSSTTYYHDLDEGSRAFAKRFWDKMGRPPSIVQAGVYSSVVHYLKAVAATGTDDGTKVAGKMRELPVEDAFTHGARIRADGRLLRDLYVTEVKKPEESKGPWDYWKIIATIPGEKAWRPAEESECPLLKTH
- a CDS encoding crotonase/enoyl-CoA hydratase family protein; translated protein: MTANHKLLVENDGPVTVITINRPEVRNALDNETAAELTRALRAFDGTPDQAVAVLTGAGGNFCAGADLKELAAGREYKPWAGDPDGPCHDLLSKPVIAAVAGYACAGGLGIALRCDLRVAEESATFAVLSRRWGVPMSDGTTVRLPRLIGAGRALDMLLTARKISGAEAVAMGLADRLVPTGQALPTAIELAREIADFPQIAMRSDRMSAMRQWNLSEAEAIALETSLSLEARQKEARSGATRFASGMGRHGAMEND